CCTTGGGGAAACTTTTGGTAgcaaagaaaatagaagaaattaAAGTTTTAGCAAGTCCAAGAATTTGGTcatcaaggttagtgcaagatTCCCACTTCCTCTCTTCTTTAATTGTTGTAAGCATATTGAAATGAGTTTGTAtgacatgaaattgaaagaaaatgataagtaattgaaagaaaatgatgagtaattgaaagatcaaatttttggcagccatgagaagagttaggatttgatgatttttaattgaattaaattgtctaTTAGAGTTGTTGATGAGCATATGTGATAGATAagttgatttggtatgagtttggtatgTGTTTGCATGAAAGATGattatgaaagttagggttttgacctaaattttaagattttgtgttgtggcttgaaattgatgttgttaaggttgattattgactatttgaagtgcaaTGAATGTGATTAAAGTTTGAGAGTTGGTTGGAATTGAGAACTTGGGAGTGTTGTTTTCATGCAGGAATTCTGGACCTTGATTCCAGTGTACTTTCATAGCCATAAGTAGAATTATGTTGttccaattgatgtgaggcccattgaagatgaaacctaggacaatttgccacatttttcatgcagagaccctgcccagaaactgaacctaaaatgaccttaaGTTGGCTGGAATTTAGGTAATCATAAgctagacctggaaaaatgactatatgaacagtaaatgttcaaatggccataacttaatctaggaaggtcagaatgacctgattcttgaacaattgaaaaggttagacataggaacacattttttatgaagaacacagagcCCAATTCTTCCTCTAACTTGACCAATTTGTTAGAACAAGTTAGGTCAATAATTTTgactagaaccaaaattgccctgaAATTCTGAACTTAGACCTATTTGACCAGTTTTAGAAAAAATgctataacttggtccacaaaattgcagatgtagtgaaaccaaagccaaaatctctataagacttagaactacaattttggtgttatgaccaaaacccagaacctaatgaAACTTGGCCAAATTGTTAGAACAAGTGAGCCAcccaaatcctgaaattgaactaaATAGTCACTTGACCCCAAAATAGTATTTATACCATATCTcctactaggaaactccaattgggatgagctaaACTGTTATAGAAATCTAAGAAACAGAACTctaactttgatttaggaactttcctcaaattttgagtgtaaggaccctaaaatgggaatcaaatacactgacctgaacctgaaatcctgaaggtACAGGGTTCATGAGTTCAGGTCAGTTAACTAgctataactcaccctacataacttgaaaaattgtgattcttgaGCATGAGTGACCCTTTGAATAAATCACATGAAGGACATTAGGCTTAAAAATGACTGTAACATGCCTAAATGACTAGATAAAGTGTGACTCCAGAATTTGCCTGGTTCTGGAACCAGAAAGAGGcaatgaaccagttttggttatttgatcataacttgagttttaaaactccaaatgacatgattcaaaaagaaaaaccaagataagacatagagtaaCAACTTCCATAAAGGAAGTATGGCTAAACAGTGGTTATATCTTAACCAATTTGCTAAGTGAAATTAAGACACCAATTctagacctaaagaaaggttcatgaaataACTTGTTATATGGTAAGGAAATTACCTAAATGATTTGCTAAACATAAAAGAGACATGAATATACATGTGAGAACTATATTCCCATTACAAATGTAATAAATGGTACCAATAAATAGTATCAATGAATAATAACCTTGAATAGTGCATAAATAACATAATGGTACTAAATTGCTCactgtatacctagacttatgtatataacttggatcgattggtataccaattagggactacagatagtagtaATGCCTATATGAGTGATCATTAGAAGATAAAATATGTctagtatgattgttctacaggctttatgcctgcccgttggccattgtgcctattatgatttttggctttatgcctgcccgttggcttagtgcctgacatgacagatgtatacatgatagatatataaatgtctaactagtatactccggtgtatccagtctttatagtttgttataggttacttaggcactgatatgaatttaatgagactaaatatgatataaataagcagaaaagatcctgataattaTAATTGCTCCCAAAGTTCATTAAATGTGTAAATGACTCAAAATTTGTGAAATTATACATAGAAtcattatctttaattatttagtcatttttattttaaattatgcaccactaaggaattcgattagcgcgttggttttatcACGCGTAGTTCTTAGAGAGCACcagtagcagcagcagcagtagtgctcACATAGAGATTGATCATATCTGCTAGCACGAGAGTCACCTCAGCAGTTTAttatttttggtagggcccatgtatatttaGTTTTGTACTTTTGCTCATTGTACATAAATaggatgtaattaaattttgatattgtaaataaattataaattgttgtatatgaattttatatgaatgaatgaaatatattttcttgaaaattttatgagcaATGATGtgatgaaaattatgatgatatGATATGACTTTAGGAAATATGAAATGGATATAGACTGTTTTCATAGATGAATAGTGAAACCCGCCAtacactaataaaacagaggagactctatcCGGGcctccataaaaataaaatgtgataataaaaaaaaatttctacacatgggataatttaaataaatggacattaaatttataatgtacatgacaagacaagatagggtattccggcaccgaatgtggcgcaccttgctcgactatactgtagacgggtaagaggcatcacatttagtgtatCAGAGCAAaagtttaggcggtcctagactttgatagatagaaagagatagtgtgcataatatgcatgggcctttaattaggagtcgaggtgacactaatgtagatctatcCTTTGTCTGTCTTATAGGATCAATGGCATATGATCCCTCAGAGCATGGATCTCCTAAATagatagaggaggaggtagagagttaTGCGCCTGCACCTGCCCCTAGTCAGAAGCAAGatagtagagcagagtcatcaCATGGTGCTGTGGGTAGAGCACAGCAGGCTTTTCTGGAgcagatgactcagatgctcCTGTAGGTTACCATAGCcataccacaaccaccaccaccacctccacagccatagcCAGTGTAGAGGTCCCCATTGGAGAAACTGAGGAAGTACGGGGCAATCGATTttaagggtaagaaggaggatgacccagcTGCCGCAGAGCATTAGCTGGACAGGATAGAGAGAGTATTGCAGCAGCTACACTGCACCCTGAGCAGTAGTTGGAGTGCACTCTGTCACTACTTAGTCATGTGTACCTGGAGGCCAAAAGGAGAGAGTTTTTGACATTGAGGCAGAGGCAGCTCACGGTATCTGAGTATGAGCGGAAGTTCATCAAACTCAGTAGATATGCATGGGAGATGATGCCTACAGAGGCAGATAGATGCCATAGGTTTGAGTATGGTCTGAATGATAATATTAGACTTCATGTCACATTACACTAGTATACGGATTTCTCTCGACTCGTGGCATCTGCTCtcaatgtggagagagtcagagatGACGAGCAGTCCAGGAGGGACAAAAAACGTAAGAGGGATTCTGGATAGGGCCAGTCTAATACATCAGCTACCAATAGAAAGAATCCTAAGGGGTCTCAGGGTTAGACCTAGGGCCAaggtgttacactcatttcatataggcattttagggtagttttgcatctattTTGCCCTTATCTTTTAGtagattttatgtttttagctttattctagcttatttgttaactttagatactttatatttgattttagtaattttgttgtttttgataggattttgtggcaaatcgaagatcaatgagtgcaataggaaataatttgaagagatttgaagttctttaagcatggaggaaagttgaagaaatcaagccttgaaagagcaaactagccgaaatttgcttgagactttgcttaaggtcatgcttagggtaaagcggcagtgcttaaggtgcagcacaagtaaagcatgagcagaaaagtctattttactctaagtctgccgagatttgctgaaggtctgcttaaccttaagcagacagtgcgaccagaggctaaatttgctaagaagctgctcagggttaagccgaaccctaagcagaatgcccagaacgtgaatagtgctgctgacttggataattttacacctcatttcctatccactccttggcttttatttacttttagggcaacttttagggaccatataaattcatcatttccttatttttgctaTAAGAGGAAggggaggaaaaacaaaaagaaaagaaaaaatttaatagaaagagagaggaggcgccattttctcttggaggaggagctgctgcacgagttttggagctccagaaatcagagaccttggttcttccacctgggtttttctatttcagtcctcttatcatgttttcctttacttttccatcaatatttcttgtaaataccattatgagtgagtaatttctttagatttcagagttgggaagtatgtcttagattaatttgtggatttggattgggtatttccttattttacataaatatgagttttgattccttccttgtgtgcttgatttacttgcctaatgttggtacccattgggtattgtgttaatctttgattgaaggaccgaaaggtgaaagtcattgatagttaatcaaggattggaacttaaaatcacctagatttagaaataaactaggactttaagaggaattaattattggttacaaaacttaatgggttttaaaataatcaaatacatacgaaagtaggtttggttattttagaatacgctttgatttgcttgaaaaagatatcaaagggatttagaatcaatttccttcaaactctattttcttttaaaaattggaatgcccaagacaaatcccaattaatttatgcataaacccccaactctggaatcacttttaccataattagacttttgcttaaattacccattgttaattttagtttaattgcgagctagaattagaatttatttgtttgctctttacccatttcaattggattaatcaatttaccttgctcatttacatttaccatttattcattaatcattagcccaaataatcgcttcattcatagtttagtaatcaaatagcaaatcctcgtgggaacgatacttgattcatcactttattacttgagacgacccgtatacttgcggattcgccacatcaagtttttggcgccattgccggggaattgatttttgtttgatattgaacaattgtttgtttggttaatttgggcattttattttatttctttttaccattttactttgagaatttgtttatttttgtttttcaggtgctttattttatgagaaggacaaaaagtaaagaaatcaatctattctttgacccagaaatagagaagacagcaaaagctttaagagcagaatctaagaggagaaaagctgaaattaaagctcaacaacaacaagaaagagcacaagagcaagagcaattacaagaagaaatggctgacaacaacaacaacaacaataacaaccgctctgtgaaggatcatgcctatcctaacattggagatttcatgccaagtatcacaagaccaagggtagaagctaataattttgaatcaAGCTGCACTCACAAATGGTACAACAagcacaatttggaggaaatccaagtgaaagtccacatgtgcatctggcacactttcttgagatcagtgatatgttgaagataaatggagtttctgatgatgcaattcgactcagattatttcctttttctctgaaggaccgagctagagagtggttacattctttgccacagggttctatcacaacatgggatgaactttctcaagcatttttggctcaatattttccaccaagcaagacagctaagctaagaaatgagctgacttcttttaaacctagagatgatgagagcttgtatgaagcatgggagaggtacaaggatttgcaaaggagatgtccacatcatgggattcctaagtggatgcttgttcaacacttttacaatggagtttcaccagctattagaagtacaattgatgcatcttctggaggtgaccttatggagaaatctgaagacGAAGCTTTTTccgctcttgataaaattgcttataacaactaccaatggagttgtgagaggaataagatcaagaaaccagctggtatgtttgagcttgatgccatgaatatgattaatgctaagtttgatgctttgacaaggaagatggacaagttaagtatgaaagtagattcttcagccggaggttctagtaattcacTAGAAATTagagctgcaaatgtcaattgtgcagcagatttttttgcacttaatcaagatttttcaagtgagcaagtggattatatggggaactacaatcaaagaccaggtggtaacccattttctgcaacttatgatccagcatggagaaaccacccaaatttctcttggggaggtagacaagggcaaaatcagaattttcagcaaccttctggatatcaacaaaatcagaactttcagcagaatagaggcccccctcctggaatttctaaacctcaaaatgcacctgctccacctctaccacaacaagcacaactagacaagacagctagattggaatctatgattgaaactctacttgtgagccatcaaagtcaacaagaaatgatttctcaattagcatctaaagtggatcaaatggcaacacacaacaagatgttagagaatcaaatagctcaacaagctagctcttcaagtaacaaagcatttgggaagcttcctagccaaccagaaaattcaagggagcattgcaaggctattacattgagaagtggaaaaatattgaagaatggagataaaaagattgaagaggaagttgaagaaaagaaaagcagagaaggagatgaacaaactgaagttgaagttagaattgaagctgaaaaagaaaattcagtggaagaaaaaggaagtaaggagagggagagcaaagaggaagaacctaaatatgttgcacctaaagcctacatgccacctttaccattcccacaaaggtttcagaaagcgaaattggataaacaatttgggaagtttttggaggtattgaagtctttgcatgtgactattcctttcactgatgccttagcacaaatgccttcatatgccaaatttttgaaggaaattttatctaacaagaagaaattggaggaatttgagactgtagctctcacggaagaaagcagtgctattttgcaaaataagcttccacccaaactgaaggatcctggaagtttctccataccatgtcacattggggatatcagtatagataaggctttatgcgatcttggagccagtgttagtctgatgccattgtctatctatgagaaaatgaagattggagaaatgaagtctactaccatatcactacagttagcagataggtctattaaatttccaattggggtagttgagaatgttcctctgaaagttggaaaatttttcataccagtggattttgtggtattggagatggaggaggatgtacacattcctattattcttggtagacctttccttgctactgctggagctgtgattgatgtaaaaaatgggagacttacattagaagttggggaagagaaagttgaatttaatttgtttcaagcaatgaaaaagaaagatgattcaaactcatgcttgagagttgatgtgatagatgaagaggttagagaagtgcttaaaaagcaacatcctaaagatcccttagaagcttgtttggttcataacatcaaaaaaggggatgagattgaggaagctgcagaatatgctacaattttggaaggaaatccaccattgcctatggctgatattgaaaaaattggggacttgaagcaagaaacaacttcatcatcaaagcttgagaaaagtgaagcacctaaggtagagttgaaacctcttccaacaaatctcaggtatgcttttctagggcaaaattctacatatcctatGATTGTTAATGCTAAATTGACTGATTgtgaggttgaaaaattattgagagttcttaggaagcatagaaggataattggttataccattgatgatattaaaggaatacatccttctgtgtgcatgcatagaattttgttggaaaatgaccataaagcctctcgagaatcacaaatgagattgaatccaaacatgaaagaggtcgtgaaaaaggagatcttgaaattgcttgatgcaggtatcatttaccctgtttctgacagtaattgggtaagtccagttcatgttgtacctaagaaagggggcatcacagtggtgaaaaatgaaaatcatgaactaatacctacaagaactgtaactggatggagaatgtgtatagactataggaaattgaataaggcaactagaaaggatcattttccattaccatttatagatcaaatgcttgagagactagctcatcattcttatttttgctatttggatggctattcagggttctttcagatccctattcactcagatgatcaggataaaactaccttcacatgtccttacggtacctttgcatatcgaaggatgccatttggactatgtaatgcccctgctacatttcaacgatgtatgatgtccatattttctgacatgattgaggaaattatggaagtgttcatggatgatttttctgtgtatggtaaatcttttgatgaatgcttatctaacttgtctaaggttttgcagagatgtgaagagttcaatttagttttgaattgggaaaagtgccactttatggtacaagaaggaattgttttgggacatcttgtgtcaaacaagggtattgaggtggataaatcaaagatagaaattattgagaaaatgccacccccaacatctgtgaagggagtgaggagtttcttggggcatgctggattttataggagattcatcaaggatttctctaagatttctaaacctcttaccaatttattgagtaaagatgtggaatttaattttgatactaattgtatgaatgctttttgcaggataaaggaagctttgatatctgctcctattatgcagccacccgattggtcattaccttttgagttaatgtgcgatgctagtgattatgctattggggctgttttgggacaaaagagagataagaaggtgtatgcaatatattATGCAAGTAgaaccttagatgatgctcaaataaattactctactacagagaaagagtttttggcagtagtatttgcagtagataaattcaggtcctatcttgtgggaTCTAAGGTCATAGTATACacagatcatgcagctatcaagtatctccttcagaaaaaagaggctaaacctagattgataaggtgggtgctactccttcaagagtttgacttggaaattaaagataagaaaggagtagaaaatgtggtagcagatcatctatctagattgaggcaagaacaaggagacaaTCTGGGAAAAGAacccccaatagatgattattttcctgatgagcaactgttagtaatcatgaatgcaaaaacaccttggtatgcagattttgtgaactatctagtgtgtggaatccttccacctgatttaacatggcagcaaaagaagaaatttctttttgatgtgaaggattatgattgggaggaaccatttttgttcaagagatgtggagatgggctgattagaagatgtttaacTGATaaggagatagggaatgttatcaaagattgccattcttcactttatgggggtcatatgagtgtgacaaagactgcagaaaaagttcttcaagtagggttcttttggccacacatgtttaaagatgtgaggaagtttgtaaatgcatgtgataggtgtcaaaggatgggtaatatctcaaagagagatgaaatgcccctccaaaatatattggaagtggaattatttgatgtgtggggcattgatttcatgggaccttttccatcgtccttgggacacaaatacattttagttggagtagattatgtaagcaaatgggttgaagctataccatctccaactaatgatgtaagagttgtgattaaattccttaaaaagttcatttttacaagatttggaactccacgtgccattataagtgatggaggttctcatttttgcaaccatcaatttgaaagattattgcaaaaatatggagtgaagcataaggttgcaacaccctaccatccacaaactagtggtcaagtggagatctccaatagagagctgaaaagaattcttgagaaaacagtgaattgttcgaggaaagattggtcactaaagttagatgatgctctttgggcctatagaacagcttttaaaactcctatcggaactaccccatttagattggtttatgggaagcttgtcatttacctttggggttagagcatagagcatattgggccataaggacactgaactttgacttaaaaactgcaggagaaaaaagaatgctacaactaaatgaacttgaggagcttagattggatgcttatgaaaatgccaagctttacaaggaaagaactaagagatggcatgataagcatattagaaggaaagaatttcaagaaggtgatgttgttctcctatataactctaggttaaggttatttccaggaaaattgaagtcaagatggtcagggccctacactgttataaaagtatacccctatggagctgttgagataggcaatgagacctcagggactttcaaagttaatgggcagagattaaaacATTATATTGTTGGAGATCCCACGCAAAAgtttgtagaggtttcatggcttggttctccAGTCAGGGATACTTAGGAgaattggagtggaaggtcaagcttaagaccttaaacaagcgcttcttgggaggcaacccaagagtATCCTTTTATAGTTAATTAATTTCCATTTAATTTCATTTCAGTTTTCACCCCCATTAATCTCAAAAGTGacttttgtttatcttttgtacgtcattcatgaagatggggcaagtttacacttgtggcaaaaacaaagaattgaagagaagcaagtataagcaaaattttgcactttatgcagtgcctgtgaacagtaacacctttaaacttgtgctaaattgctgatattgcaatctacttgatagcacatgtttgattttgtgttttgtgtaaattctgtgaatgcaacttgaatgaggatcaattttgatatttaggactgatgagagctttattgaagtgcaaaaataatgtttgttaagtttcaccttttagtgtatatataattttgtagtctgataggaaTTTGCATGCTTTTGTTTGGAATTGCTGCTAATTTTTGAATTCTGCAGATTTTGGTTACTGTAtatgctactgttcatgctgttAAAAAGGTCAATTTCTACATTTTTTCTGCAATTCTTGGTTGATTGGAACTTGTCCaaaatgctgctgaaaatgtgcttttggtataagtaaagaaaggagaccatttcattaaATGTGTACAAAGGTAGTCAAAATAGATgcctaaattgaaaaaaaatgctTGCATGAGGTAAATGAAAATATATGGTGTTTGATGAGTGCTAAGAGATGATGAACTTAAATCcctcaattttatggtgtttgtgtgtatttggtaattgctgagggtcatgatagcattccatagcttttggactgtttttggtaagcaaattcacaatttttctcaaaacctgccgaaacttgctgatgatgttgcttgttaagcagagtcttaagcaaattctgctgaaccttatgcTTAACCCTAAGCATGGCCCAGAATACCACATGTCTACCCCACATTTTAAAAGGCCCAGCACTTCCGCCAATTTTCCAAAAGCTTCGCCCACACTCCCGATAAACCTCATCGACTCCTTTCTCACGCCATTTCTTCCGGCAAATTTTTACAGGAAGCCGAAAGGTTTCTTCCTTTCCATTAAAATGGTAAGAACTAAAATGTGGTCTTCCCACAAACCCAAACTCAGTGGACTTCGACATTCTGTCAAATCAAAAATGGGTATTCCATCCTCATTAcccacaaaccctaaccccagccccAGTCCGCCACTACCTCAGTCACCGCCACCACAAACGCCGCCATTACCTCAATCGCCACCACCTCAGTCACCGCCACCACCCCCAAGCCAAATACCACCTCTCATTCCGCCGACTCCCCTCTCGCCGCAATCCGAGCCACAAAATGAAACACCAATTCCCGACTCCCATTCCTCAGAACCAGCGCCTCAACCTGTGCCTACTCAAACGAAAACCCAAGGCAAAACAAAAAAGGCTGCAAGTAAACCTAAGAAAACCCCGCTTGAAACGGAAATGAGTACCCTCTGTTCCTTTCAACCCGAATTCTCCACCT
The sequence above is a segment of the Hevea brasiliensis isolate MT/VB/25A 57/8 chromosome 11, ASM3005281v1, whole genome shotgun sequence genome. Coding sequences within it:
- the LOC131170213 gene encoding vegetative cell wall protein gp1-like → MWSSHKPKLSGLRHSVKSKMGIPSSLPTNPNPSPSPPLPQSPPPQTPPLPQSPPPQSPPPPPSQIPPLIPPTPLSPQSEPQNETPIPDSHSSEPAPQPVPTQTKTQGKTKKAASKPKKTPLETEMSTLCSFQPEFSTSPPSEPLSKRTSVFLTTSSSSDPITNNSVSLTLSSTCVICRYYRGEWIDFAKIREPKDSGYKNMEWQQTVYDPVQF